The following proteins come from a genomic window of Rhizobium sp. 007:
- a CDS encoding error-prone DNA polymerase: MRYAEFQVTTHFSFLRGASSAEELFATAAVLGIDALGVVDRNTLAGIVRAWEAAKTTGVRLVVGCRLDLSDGMSILVYPTDRPAYSRLCRLLSLGKSRGGKGNCVLDFSDVAQYADGLIAVLVPDEADETCGMQLRKLAELFDDRAYVSLCLRRRPNDRLRLHGISTLATRFKVRTVVTNDVLFHEPSRRQLQDVVTCIRNKTTIDDVGFERERHADRFLKAPEEMHRLFAEYPEALARTREIADRCRFDLSELEYQYPEEAIVPGLDAQQSLTKFAWEGAAERYPEGIPDKVRRAVQHELELIRTMKYAPYFLTVYSIVRFARSKGILCQGRGSAANSAVCYCLGITSIDPETNDLLFERFVSQERNEPPDIDVDFEHERREEVIQWIYETYGRSKAALCSTVTRYRTKGALRDVGKALSLPEDMIAQLSSGVWGWSDGVSEKHLKENNLNASDYRLRLTLDLARQLMGAPRHLGQHPGGFVLTHDRLDDLVPIEPAAMDDRQVVEWDKDDIDALRFMKVDVLALGMLTCMSKAFALMAEHKGDNKDIASIPQEDPATYAMIRKADTLGTFQIESRAQMSMLPRLKPRTFYDLVIQVAIVRPGPIQGDMVHPYLRRREGREKVEYPTPELEAVLSKTLGVPLFQESAMKVAMVCAGFTAGEADQLRRAMATFKHTGGVSKFKDKLVSGMVKNGYSPEFAEKTFSQLEGFGSYGFPESHAASFALIAYASSWVKRHHPDAFCAALLNSQPMGFYAPAQIVADARAHGIEIRPVCVNRSRWDCTLEDGAGSRHRAVRLGLRMVRGLATADAARIVASRAGQFFVSADDIWRRSGVPTASLVKLAEADAFLPSMGLERREALWAIKALRDEPLELWAAAAEREEKAIAEMQEPEVTLKSMTQGMEVVEDYSHTGLTLRQHPVSFLREDLRKRSIVTCAEATAERDGRWLMTAGLVLVRQRPGSAKGVMFMTLEDETGIVNAVIWPSLFEKQRRVVLSATMLAINGKIQREGDVVHLVAQRLFDLSSDLGGLGERGGAFPLQHGRGDGVVHGSGSPDSRDRPEPLASPRDIYEPDRHIDTLKIKSRNFH, from the coding sequence CGACGCATTTCTCCTTCCTGCGAGGCGCCAGTTCCGCCGAGGAACTCTTTGCCACAGCCGCGGTCCTCGGTATCGATGCGCTCGGCGTCGTTGATCGCAATACTCTGGCAGGAATCGTGCGTGCCTGGGAGGCGGCGAAGACAACCGGCGTGCGGCTCGTTGTCGGATGCCGGCTGGATCTTTCGGACGGCATGTCGATCCTCGTTTACCCGACAGATCGTCCGGCTTACTCGCGGCTCTGCCGTCTGCTGTCGCTCGGAAAATCGCGGGGCGGCAAGGGAAACTGCGTTCTCGATTTCTCGGATGTCGCCCAGTACGCCGATGGCCTCATTGCAGTCCTCGTTCCGGACGAGGCAGACGAGACCTGCGGCATGCAGTTGCGCAAGCTCGCCGAGCTCTTCGATGACCGTGCCTATGTCAGCCTCTGTCTCCGGCGTCGGCCGAACGACAGGCTGCGCCTCCATGGTATTTCGACCTTGGCGACCCGATTCAAAGTTCGGACAGTTGTCACCAACGACGTGCTGTTTCACGAGCCTTCCCGCCGCCAGCTACAGGACGTCGTGACCTGCATTCGCAACAAGACAACGATCGACGATGTCGGCTTCGAGCGCGAGCGGCATGCAGACCGTTTCCTCAAGGCTCCCGAGGAAATGCATCGGCTGTTTGCCGAATATCCCGAGGCGTTGGCCCGAACGCGGGAGATCGCCGACCGCTGCCGTTTCGATCTGAGCGAACTCGAATATCAGTATCCCGAGGAGGCGATCGTTCCGGGTCTCGACGCCCAGCAGAGCCTTACGAAGTTCGCCTGGGAAGGGGCGGCCGAACGATATCCCGAGGGCATTCCCGACAAGGTCAGGAGGGCAGTCCAGCATGAGCTCGAACTCATCAGGACCATGAAATACGCGCCGTACTTCCTGACGGTCTACAGCATCGTGCGGTTCGCGCGTTCAAAGGGCATTCTGTGTCAGGGCAGGGGATCTGCGGCGAACTCGGCCGTCTGCTATTGCCTCGGCATCACCTCAATCGATCCGGAAACCAACGATCTTTTGTTCGAGCGCTTCGTCAGCCAGGAGCGCAATGAGCCGCCGGACATCGATGTGGACTTCGAGCACGAGCGGCGCGAAGAGGTCATCCAGTGGATTTACGAGACCTACGGCCGGAGCAAGGCAGCACTCTGCTCCACGGTCACGCGATACCGAACGAAGGGTGCGCTGCGCGACGTCGGCAAGGCGCTTTCGCTTCCCGAGGACATGATCGCCCAGCTTTCATCCGGCGTCTGGGGCTGGTCGGACGGCGTCAGCGAGAAGCATCTCAAGGAGAACAATCTCAACGCCTCGGACTACCGCCTGCGCCTGACCCTCGACCTTGCGCGGCAGTTGATGGGTGCGCCCCGGCATCTTGGGCAGCATCCTGGCGGCTTCGTGCTGACCCATGACAGGCTGGACGACCTCGTGCCGATCGAGCCGGCGGCGATGGACGACCGTCAGGTCGTCGAATGGGACAAGGACGACATCGATGCGCTGCGCTTCATGAAGGTCGACGTGTTGGCGCTTGGAATGCTGACCTGCATGTCCAAGGCCTTCGCGCTGATGGCCGAACACAAAGGAGACAACAAGGACATAGCGTCAATTCCGCAGGAGGACCCGGCGACCTACGCGATGATCCGCAAGGCCGACACGCTTGGGACGTTCCAGATCGAATCGCGCGCCCAGATGTCGATGCTCCCGAGACTGAAACCGAGGACGTTCTACGACCTGGTGATCCAGGTGGCGATCGTGAGGCCCGGGCCGATCCAGGGCGACATGGTGCATCCGTATCTCAGGCGGCGGGAGGGCCGGGAGAAGGTCGAATACCCCACACCGGAACTGGAGGCGGTGCTGAGCAAGACGCTTGGCGTGCCGCTTTTTCAGGAGAGCGCGATGAAGGTCGCAATGGTCTGCGCCGGCTTTACCGCGGGAGAGGCGGACCAGCTGCGGCGCGCGATGGCGACCTTCAAGCACACGGGAGGGGTTTCGAAGTTCAAGGACAAGCTGGTGTCCGGCATGGTGAAAAACGGCTATTCGCCGGAGTTCGCCGAAAAGACCTTCAGTCAGCTCGAAGGTTTCGGCAGTTATGGCTTTCCCGAGAGCCATGCGGCGTCCTTTGCACTGATTGCCTACGCCTCAAGTTGGGTGAAACGCCACCATCCGGACGCCTTTTGCGCGGCTCTCCTGAACTCCCAGCCGATGGGTTTTTATGCTCCGGCCCAGATCGTTGCCGACGCCAGGGCTCACGGGATCGAGATCCGGCCCGTTTGCGTAAATCGGTCCCGCTGGGATTGCACCCTGGAAGACGGGGCGGGTTCGCGTCATCGCGCGGTTCGACTTGGATTGCGGATGGTGCGGGGTTTGGCGACGGCAGACGCCGCGAGGATCGTCGCGTCCCGCGCCGGACAGTTTTTCGTCTCGGCCGACGACATATGGCGGCGATCAGGCGTGCCCACGGCCTCTCTGGTCAAGCTTGCCGAAGCGGACGCTTTCCTCCCGTCGATGGGCCTTGAACGGCGTGAGGCGCTCTGGGCGATCAAGGCGTTGCGCGACGAACCGCTCGAACTATGGGCCGCGGCGGCGGAGCGGGAAGAAAAAGCGATTGCGGAAATGCAGGAACCCGAAGTCACGCTGAAATCGATGACGCAGGGCATGGAGGTCGTGGAAGACTACAGTCACACGGGTCTGACCCTGCGACAGCATCCCGTGTCCTTCCTTCGTGAGGATCTCAGGAAACGGAGCATTGTCACCTGTGCCGAGGCGACGGCCGAACGCGACGGGCGCTGGCTGATGACGGCGGGACTGGTCCTCGTACGCCAAAGGCCTGGATCGGCCAAGGGCGTGATGTTCATGACGCTGGAGGATGAGACCGGCATCGTCAACGCCGTCATTTGGCCGAGCCTCTTTGAGAAACAGAGGCGGGTCGTGTTGTCCGCCACGATGCTGGCTATCAATGGCAAGATCCAGCGCGAGGGGGACGTCGTCCATCTGGTCGCTCAGCGGCTGTTCGACCTGTCGTCGGATCTTGGAGGTCTCGGCGAGCGCGGCGGAGCGTTTCCGTTGCAACATGGTCGCGGTGATGGGGTCGTTCACGGAAGCGGTTCACCGGATTCGCGGGATCGACCAGAGCCCTTGGCATCGCCGCGAGATATCTATGAGCCCGATCGGCACATCGACACGCTGAAGATCAAATCGCGGAACTTCCATTGA